In the genome of Pelodiscus sinensis isolate JC-2024 chromosome 3, ASM4963464v1, whole genome shotgun sequence, one region contains:
- the PAQR8 gene encoding membrane progestin receptor beta isoform X5 — MTAILERLSTLSISGQQLRRLPKLLEEGFPKMPCTVEDCEVPQLFREPYIQTGYRPTGQDWRYYFLSLFQKHNEVVNVWSHLLAALAVLLRFKAFAEAEALSLDVSSLPLFIFVLSSVTYLTCSLLAHLLQSKSELSHYTFYFVDYVGVSAYQYGSALAHFYYSADQAWYDKFWLFFLPAAAFCGWLSCAGCCYAKYWYRRPYPLMRKVCQVVPAGLAFVLDISPVAHRVVMCHLGGCEEQAAWYHTFQILFFLISAYFFSCPVPEKYFPGACDIIGHAHQIFHMFLALCTLSQLEAIFLDYKIRRDIFLSRHGPLSIYLSCASFFGLVACSAITARYLQCRIKAALAKKES; from the coding sequence ATGACTGCCATCCTGGAGCGCCTCAGCACCTTGTCCATCAGTGGGCAGCAGCTCCGGCGCCTCCCCAAACTCCTGGAGGAAGGCTTCCCCAAGATGCCCTGCACCGTCGAAGACTGTGAGGTGCCCCAGCTCTTCCGGGAGCCGTACATCCAGACGGGGTACCGCCCCACAGGCCAGGACTGGCGCTATTACTTCCTCAGCCTGTTCCAGAAGCACAACGAGGTGGTCAACGTCTGGAGCCACCTGCTGGCGGCCTTGGCAGTGTTGCTGCGGTTCAAGGCCTTTGCGGAAGCGGAGGCGCTCTCCTTGGACGTCTCTTCCTTGCCGTTGTTCATCTTCGTGCTGTCCTCAGTCACCTACCTCACCTGCAGCCTCTTGGCCCACCTGCTGCAATCCAAGTCAGAACTGTCTCACTACACCTTCTACTTCGTGGACTATGTCGGGGTCAGCGCCTACCAGTACGGCAGCGCCTTGGCCCATTTCTACTACAGCGCGGACCAAGCCTGGTACGACAAGTTCTGGCTCTTCTTCCTCCCCGCCGCTGCCTTCTGTGGCTGGCTTTCTTGTGCGGGCTGCTGCTACGCCAAGTACTGGTACCGGCGCCCCTATCCCCTCATGAGGAAGGTATGTCAGGTGGTCCCAGCAGGGCTGGCGTTCGTCTTGGACATCAGCCCCGTGGCACACCGGGTGGTCATGTGCCACTTAGGGGGCTGTGAGGAGCAGGCTGCCTGGTACCATACCTTCCAGATCCTGTTCTTTCTAATCAGTGCTTATTTCTTCTCCTGCCCCGTACCCGAGAAGTATTTCCCAGGCGCCTGTGATATCATCGGCCATGCCCATCAGATATTCCACATGTTCTTGGCCCTTTGCACGCTCTCGCAGCTGGAGGCCATCTTCCTGGATTACAAGATCAGGCGGGACATTTTCCTGAGTAGACACGGTCCCCTCTCCATCTACCTGTCCTGTGCCTCTTTCTTTGGCTTGGTGGCCTGTAGTGCCATCACTGCTCGCTACCTGCAGTGCAGGATCAAAGCAGCGCTGGCTAAAAAAGAGTCCTGA
- the PAQR8 gene encoding membrane progestin receptor beta isoform X4, which translates to MRSPPARPAAPSRAPQGRGCRCRAPGSRGAAAASGAGESLAVPICGLPSSVGSGMTAILERLSTLSISGQQLRRLPKLLEEGFPKMPCTVEDCEVPQLFREPYIQTGYRPTGQDWRYYFLSLFQKHNEVVNVWSHLLAALAVLLRFKAFAEAEALSLDVSSLPLFIFVLSSVTYLTCSLLAHLLQSKSELSHYTFYFVDYVGVSAYQYGSALAHFYYSADQAWYDKFWLFFLPAAAFCGWLSCAGCCYAKYWYRRPYPLMRKVCQVVPAGLAFVLDISPVAHRVVMCHLGGCEEQAAWYHTFQILFFLISAYFFSCPVPEKYFPGACDIIGHAHQIFHMFLALCTLSQLEAIFLDYKIRRDIFLSRHGPLSIYLSCASFFGLVACSAITARYLQCRIKAALAKKES; encoded by the coding sequence GGCGAGAGCTTGGCCGTACCCATCTGCgggctcccctcctctgtggGGAGTGGGATGACTGCCATCCTGGAGCGCCTCAGCACCTTGTCCATCAGTGGGCAGCAGCTCCGGCGCCTCCCCAAACTCCTGGAGGAAGGCTTCCCCAAGATGCCCTGCACCGTCGAAGACTGTGAGGTGCCCCAGCTCTTCCGGGAGCCGTACATCCAGACGGGGTACCGCCCCACAGGCCAGGACTGGCGCTATTACTTCCTCAGCCTGTTCCAGAAGCACAACGAGGTGGTCAACGTCTGGAGCCACCTGCTGGCGGCCTTGGCAGTGTTGCTGCGGTTCAAGGCCTTTGCGGAAGCGGAGGCGCTCTCCTTGGACGTCTCTTCCTTGCCGTTGTTCATCTTCGTGCTGTCCTCAGTCACCTACCTCACCTGCAGCCTCTTGGCCCACCTGCTGCAATCCAAGTCAGAACTGTCTCACTACACCTTCTACTTCGTGGACTATGTCGGGGTCAGCGCCTACCAGTACGGCAGCGCCTTGGCCCATTTCTACTACAGCGCGGACCAAGCCTGGTACGACAAGTTCTGGCTCTTCTTCCTCCCCGCCGCTGCCTTCTGTGGCTGGCTTTCTTGTGCGGGCTGCTGCTACGCCAAGTACTGGTACCGGCGCCCCTATCCCCTCATGAGGAAGGTATGTCAGGTGGTCCCAGCAGGGCTGGCGTTCGTCTTGGACATCAGCCCCGTGGCACACCGGGTGGTCATGTGCCACTTAGGGGGCTGTGAGGAGCAGGCTGCCTGGTACCATACCTTCCAGATCCTGTTCTTTCTAATCAGTGCTTATTTCTTCTCCTGCCCCGTACCCGAGAAGTATTTCCCAGGCGCCTGTGATATCATCGGCCATGCCCATCAGATATTCCACATGTTCTTGGCCCTTTGCACGCTCTCGCAGCTGGAGGCCATCTTCCTGGATTACAAGATCAGGCGGGACATTTTCCTGAGTAGACACGGTCCCCTCTCCATCTACCTGTCCTGTGCCTCTTTCTTTGGCTTGGTGGCCTGTAGTGCCATCACTGCTCGCTACCTGCAGTGCAGGATCAAAGCAGCGCTGGCTAAAAAAGAGTCCTGA